One Dehalococcoidia bacterium genomic window, GGGATGGAGCGCACCACCGCCGACTACGCGGGCATGGTGGCCACCATTATCAACGCCCTGTGCCTGCAGGACGCCCTGGAGCAGTTGGGGGCAGTGGTGCGCACCCAATCCGCCCTCACCATCCAGGCGGTGGCCGAGCCATACATACGGCGGAGGGCCATTCGCCACCTGGAGAAGGGACGGGTGGTGGTGTTCGCTGCCGGCACCGGTAACCCCTACATGACCACCGATACCGCCGCCGCCCTGCGGGCCATCGAGACCGACGCCGAGGTGCTGCTGATGGCCAAGAACAACGTCGACGGCGTCTACGAGGCCGACCCCAACAAGTTCCCCGGCGCCCGCAAGTTCCAGAGCATCTCCTATCTGGAGGCCCTCAACCGTCGCCTGGAGGTCATCGACAGCACCGCCCTGGCCCTGTGCATGGAGAACGACCTGCCCATCGTGGTCTTCGACCTGCGAGCGCCCGACAGCATCGTCCGGGTGGTCCAGGGCGAGCGGCTGGGCACCATCATCGGCCCCGAGGAGACGGTGCTGGCACCCCTCTCGGCGGGGGAGGTGGAGAGGCGATGATCCGCCCGGAGATCGACTCGCTGCTCAAGGACGCCCGCCAGCGCATGGCCAAGGCGGTGGAGGCCCTGCGCCACGACCTCTCCACCATTCGCACCGGCCGGGCCAGCCCGGCGCTGGTGGAGCACATCAAGGTGGACTATTACGGCACTCCCACCCCGCTCAAGCAGCTGGCCACCATCACCACCCCCGAGGCGCGGCTCATCGTCATCCAGCCCTGGGACCGGAGCCTCATCAGGGCCATCGAGAAGGCCATCCAGCAATCGGACCTGGGGGTGACGCCCTCCAACGACGGCACCGTCATTCGCCTGGCGTTGCCGCCCCTCTCGGAGCAGCGGCGCAAGGAGCTGGCCAAGCTGGTGCGCCAGCGGGGGGAGCAGGGAAGGGTGGCGGTGCGCAACGTGCGCCGCGACGCCCACGATGAGCTGCGGCGGCTGGAGCGGGAGCATCAGGTCTCGGAGGACGAGTTCCGCCGCGCCGAGCAGGAGCTGCAGAAGCTCACCGACAGCTTCATCAAGGAGATCGACCAGCTCTGCGAGGCCAAGGAGGAGGAGGTGCTGACGGTCTGAGCCGGCAGCCGCAGGTCCTCTCCTTCGCCTCCGATGCTGCCACCCTCTCCGATGAGGAGGGAGCACGTCGTGCACCCCTGCCGCTGGCCCGAGTGCCGCGCCATGTGGCCATCATCATGGACGGCAACGGCCGCTGGGCGCGGCAACGGGGACTGCCCCGGCTGGCCGGCCACCGGGCCGGCACCGAGAACCTGCGCCGCGTCATCCAGCGCTTCGGCGACTACGGCGTCCAGTACCTGACCCTCTTCGCTTTCTCCACCGAGAACTGGTCCCGCCCACGCTCCGAGGTGGACGGCCTCATGCGCATCCTGGGGCGGGTCATCCGCCGCGAGCTGGGCCACCTGCACGAGAACGGCATCCGCCTGCTGCACCTGGGGCGGCTGGAAGGGCTGCCGCCCCGCCTGCGGCGGCAGGTGGAGGAGGCGATGGAGCTGACCCGCCACAACCGACGCATGACCCTGGCCATCGCCTTCAACTACGGGGGGAGGGCCGAGATCGTGGACGCGGTGCGGCGCATCGTGGCCGCCGGCGTCCGCCCGGAGGAGGTGGACGAAGCCCTGGTGGCCCGTTACCTCTACACCGCCGAGCTGCCCGACCCGGACCTCATCATCCGCACCGGCGGCGAGATGCGTCTCTCAAATTTCCTCCTCTGGCAGGGGGCCTACGCCGAGT contains:
- the frr gene encoding ribosome recycling factor, whose translation is MIRPEIDSLLKDARQRMAKAVEALRHDLSTIRTGRASPALVEHIKVDYYGTPTPLKQLATITTPEARLIVIQPWDRSLIRAIEKAIQQSDLGVTPSNDGTVIRLALPPLSEQRRKELAKLVRQRGEQGRVAVRNVRRDAHDELRRLEREHQVSEDEFRRAEQELQKLTDSFIKEIDQLCEAKEEEVLTV
- the uppS gene encoding polyprenyl diphosphate synthase; the protein is MPRHVAIIMDGNGRWARQRGLPRLAGHRAGTENLRRVIQRFGDYGVQYLTLFAFSTENWSRPRSEVDGLMRILGRVIRRELGHLHENGIRLLHLGRLEGLPPRLRRQVEEAMELTRHNRRMTLAIAFNYGGRAEIVDAVRRIVAAGVRPEEVDEALVARYLYTAELPDPDLIIRTGGEMRLSNFLLWQGAYAEFYSTPVYWPDFGEEDIDQALLAYSQRQRRFGRLPQDESDYPEPPQNGRGRPR
- the pyrH gene encoding UMP kinase — translated: MAAPRYGRVLIKLSGEALMGDQPFGIDPDTLKQIARQIKAVVDMGVQVAVVVGGGNIFRGAQFAARGMERTTADYAGMVATIINALCLQDALEQLGAVVRTQSALTIQAVAEPYIRRRAIRHLEKGRVVVFAAGTGNPYMTTDTAAALRAIETDAEVLLMAKNNVDGVYEADPNKFPGARKFQSISYLEALNRRLEVIDSTALALCMENDLPIVVFDLRAPDSIVRVVQGERLGTIIGPEETVLAPLSAGEVERR